ATTATCGCCGGAATCAATCCGTGTGGCATTTGTGAAAAATCTACTTTCATTGTATTTTTAGATTTTAGAATTCAGAATTTAGATTCTGACTTCAATATTATTATTTTTAAGTTCTTTTTTTAATGTTTTTATTTCAATTTCCTTGAAATGAAAGACACTTGCTGCCAGAGCGGCGTCTGATTTTCCTTCAACAAATGTATCTACAAAATGCTGAATATTCCCTGCTCCACCTGAAGCAATAATTGGAATGTTCACTAATTCGGAAAGTTTAGCCAAAGCTTCATTAGCAAATCCACTTTTAGTACCATCATTATTCATTGAGGTAAAAAGGATTTCACCAGCACCTCGCTTCTCTACTTCCTGTGCCCAATCAAATAATCGAATCTCAGTTGGTACTTTTCCACCAACCAAATGCACGATCCATTCACCATCAATTTGTTTGGCATCAATTGCTACAACGATACATTGGCTTCCAAATTTCTGAGCTAAATCATTAATCAATTGTGGATTTTTTACCGCCGATGAATTGATAGAAACTTTATCAGCTCCATTTTGAAGCAAAACTTCTACGTCTTCAACTGCTGAAATTCCGCCACCTACCGTAAAAGGAATATTAATAGCTGAAGCTACTTTACGAACTAAATCAACTAAAGTCCTTCTTCTTTCTTCGGTTGCCGAAATATCAAGAAAAACCAATTCGTCAGCACCTTCATCCGAATAGATTTTAGCTAATTCTACTGGATCACCAGCATCACGCAAATCTACGAAATTAATACCTTTTACAGTTCTTCCGTTTTTGATATCCAGACAAGGAATTATTCTTTTTGTTAACATTTTTTATTTGATTATGGTTAAAACGTTGCATTGCAACATCTAATCATTATTGTGTGTTTTTTCAATTGTTGCAGTAGAGACGTTGCACTGCAACGTCTAAACATTATGCATGTTTTTTTTTCAATTGTTGCGGTTTAGACGTTGCAGTGCAACGTCTCTACAATGATATGATATATTGTTCCAATTGTTTCAACGAAATTCTACCTTCGTAAATCGCTTTTCCAATAATGGTTCCTTCACAGCCTAATCCTGCTAATTTAGGCAATTCATCAAATGTCGAAATTCCTCCTGAAGCAATTAATTTTATTCCTTTGGCTTCCGTCAAAATTTTAGCATACAAATCAAAACTAGGACCTTCCAGCATTCCATCTTTAGCAATATCAGTACAAATTACATACTGAATTCCTTTAGACTGATATTCTTGAATAAAAGGAACTAAATCTTCATCTGAATCTTCCAACCAACCTGAAACAGCCACTTTTTCATTATTAGCATCAGCTCCTAAAATGATTTTGTCTGAACCATATTCAGCAATCCATTTTTCGAAAATAGAACGGTTTTTCACTGCAATACTTCCTCCGGTAATTTGATTAGCACCACTTTCGAAAGCAATTTTTAAATCAGAATCAGCTTTTAAACCACCACCAAAATCAATTTTTAGCTTCGTTTGTGAAGCGATTTGTTCCAATATTTTATAATTGACAATTTTACTGGATTTTGCTCCATCAAGATCTACCAAATGCAAATATTCAATTCCGTGGGCTTCGAATGATTTCGCTACTTCCAGCGGATTCTCATTGTATATAATTTTGGTATTGTAATCTCCTTTCGATAAACGAACACATTTTCCTTCGATGATATCTATTGCAGGTATTATTCTCATTTAATTAAGTCTTAATGGTTGAAAGTCTATAGTAATAAAGCCTTAGATTTTCAAGTTATATTTTTAAAAAATTCTCTAAAATTTTCTCTCCAACGTCACCACTTTTTTCAGGGTGAAATTGCGTTCCGTAGAAATTATTATTTTCTAAAGCTGAGGAATATTCTAATTCGTAATCCGTAGTAGCTATCGTTTCATCGCAAATTGGCGCATAAAAACTATGTACCAAATACATATATTCTTTTTCGGCAATTCCTTTAAAAAGATCAGATTTCAAGTTGTAAATAGTATTCCAACCCATTTGAGGAACTTTTACTTTATTGGTAAACTTAATTACTTCAACATCAAAAATTCCTAAACCTTTGGTATCACCTTCTTCAGAATGGTTACACATCAATTGCATCCCCAAACAAATTCCAAAAACAGGCTGTTTTAATGTTGGGATCAAAGTGTCTAATCCGCTTTTCTTTAGCATCATCATTGCATAACTCGCCTCTCCCACGCCTGGAAAAATAACTTTATCAGCAGATTTTATTTCCTCAGGATTATTACTCAAAACCGCTTTATATCCCAATCTTTCGATAGCGAACATAATACTTTGGATGTTTCCTGCTCCGTAATTTATAATTACTATTTTCATTAATTTTAGTTGTTAGTTGTTAGTAATTGGTTGATAGTTGCATTCTAATAACTATCAACCAACAACCATAACCTTTATAGCATTCCTTTTGTACTAGGCAAAATCATTTTCTCAGTATCGCGTTTTACAGCAACTTTTATTGCTTTGGCGAAAGCCTTGAAAATAGCTTCAATTTTGTGATGTTCATTATCACCTTCGGCTTTGATGTTGATGTTTGCTTTGGCGCCATCCGAGAATGATTTGAAGAAGTGGAAAAACATCTCAGTAGGCATTTTACCAACCATTTCACGTTTAAATTCGGTTTCCCAAATCAACCAGTTTCTTCCTCCAAAGTCAATTGCTACTTGAGCCAAACAATCATCCATTGGTAAACAGAAACCGTAACGTTCAATACCTAATTTATTCCCTAATGCTTTTGCATAAACTTCACCCAGAGCAATAGCTGTATCTTCAATTGTGTGGTGCTCATCAACTTCTAAATCACCTTTTACTTTGATTTCTAAGTCCATTTGTCCGTGACGTGAAATTTGATCCAGCATATGGTCAAAAAATGCAATTCCTGTGTCAATTTTACTTTGTCCTGTTCCGTCTAAATTTAAATTGATGTAAATATCTGTTTCGTGTGTTTTTCTGGTAATTGAAGCTGTACGTGCTTCTAACTTTAAAAACTCGTATATTTTTTTCCAATCAGTAGATTGCAAAGCAATTGTTGCGTCTAATTCTTCTCTTTTAGTACTGATTTCTGTACTTCCATCTCCATCAGTAGTATTCATGAAAATGGCTTTGGCTCCTAAGTTTTTAGCCAGTTCAACATCCGTTAAACGGTCACCTAGCACAAATGAATTCGTCAAATCGTAATTTGGATTGTCAATATATTTAGTCAACATTCCTGTGCGAGGTT
The Flavobacterium sp. 5 DNA segment above includes these coding regions:
- the hisA gene encoding 1-(5-phosphoribosyl)-5-[(5-phosphoribosylamino)methylideneamino]imidazole-4-carboxamide isomerase, giving the protein MRIIPAIDIIEGKCVRLSKGDYNTKIIYNENPLEVAKSFEAHGIEYLHLVDLDGAKSSKIVNYKILEQIASQTKLKIDFGGGLKADSDLKIAFESGANQITGGSIAVKNRSIFEKWIAEYGSDKIILGADANNEKVAVSGWLEDSDEDLVPFIQEYQSKGIQYVICTDIAKDGMLEGPSFDLYAKILTEAKGIKLIASGGISTFDELPKLAGLGCEGTIIGKAIYEGRISLKQLEQYIISL
- the hisB gene encoding bifunctional histidinol-phosphatase/imidazoleglycerol-phosphate dehydratase HisB is translated as MKKILFIDRDGTIVLEPEGYQLDSLDKLEFYPKAFQYLAKIATELDYELAMVTNQDGLGTDSFPEDTFWPTQNFILRAFENEGVLFDDIFVDRSFPEDNAPTRKPRTGMLTKYIDNPNYDLTNSFVLGDRLTDVELAKNLGAKAIFMNTTDGDGSTEISTKREELDATIALQSTDWKKIYEFLKLEARTASITRKTHETDIYINLNLDGTGQSKIDTGIAFFDHMLDQISRHGQMDLEIKVKGDLEVDEHHTIEDTAIALGEVYAKALGNKLGIERYGFCLPMDDCLAQVAIDFGGRNWLIWETEFKREMVGKMPTEMFFHFFKSFSDGAKANINIKAEGDNEHHKIEAIFKAFAKAIKVAVKRDTEKMILPSTKGML
- the hisH gene encoding imidazole glycerol phosphate synthase subunit HisH, which translates into the protein MKIVIINYGAGNIQSIMFAIERLGYKAVLSNNPEEIKSADKVIFPGVGEASYAMMMLKKSGLDTLIPTLKQPVFGICLGMQLMCNHSEEGDTKGLGIFDVEVIKFTNKVKVPQMGWNTIYNLKSDLFKGIAEKEYMYLVHSFYAPICDETIATTDYELEYSSALENNNFYGTQFHPEKSGDVGEKILENFLKI
- the hisF gene encoding imidazole glycerol phosphate synthase subunit HisF, encoding MLTKRIIPCLDIKNGRTVKGINFVDLRDAGDPVELAKIYSDEGADELVFLDISATEERRRTLVDLVRKVASAINIPFTVGGGISAVEDVEVLLQNGADKVSINSSAVKNPQLINDLAQKFGSQCIVVAIDAKQIDGEWIVHLVGGKVPTEIRLFDWAQEVEKRGAGEILFTSMNNDGTKSGFANEALAKLSELVNIPIIASGGAGNIQHFVDTFVEGKSDAALAASVFHFKEIEIKTLKKELKNNNIEVRI